A DNA window from Hevea brasiliensis isolate MT/VB/25A 57/8 chromosome 2, ASM3005281v1, whole genome shotgun sequence contains the following coding sequences:
- the LOC110669517 gene encoding LIM domain-containing protein PLIM2b produces the protein MAFTGTLDKCKACDKTVYVVDMLSLEGVPYHKSCFKCSHCKGTLVMSNYSSMDGVLYCKPHFEQLFKESGNFSKNFQTGKTEKQNDPSSRAPSKVSSLFSGTQDKCSACGKTVYPLEKVTMEGECFHKSCFRCAHGGCPLTHSSYAALDGVLYCKHHFAQLFMEKGSYSHVLQAASHKRTASSTPPPELAEPEADAAPAGDNSEEQS, from the exons ATGGCGTTCACTGGGACTCTTGACAAATGCAAGGCTTGTGACAAGACTGTTTACGTCGTTGATATGTTGTCCCTTGAAGGAGTGCCTTATCATAAATCCTGCTTCAAATGCAGCCACTGCAAAGGAACTCTTGTG ATGAGCAACTACTCCTCCATGGATGGAGTCCTCTACTGCAAGCCTCATTTTGAGCAACTTTTCAAGGAATCTGGCAATTTCAGCAAGAATTTTCAAACAG GCAAGACTGAGAAGCAAAATGACCCG TCTAGTAGGGCCCCCAGCAAAGTCTCTTCCTTGTTCAGTGGAACCCAAGACAAGTGTTCTGCTTGTGGCAAAACAGTGTATCCGCTGGAAAAA GTGACTATGGAGGGAGAATGTTTTCACAAGTCATGCTTCAGGTGTGCCCATGGAGGTTGTCCTCTCACACACTCATCCTATGCTGCCCTTGATGGAGTCCTCTACTGCAAGCATCACTTTGCTCAGCTGTTCATGGAGAAAGGGAGCTATAGCCATGTCCTCCAGGCTGCTTCCCATAAGAGAACTGCCTCCTCCACACCACCTCCTGAGCTGGCTGAGCCAGAAGCAGATGCAGCACCTGCTGGAGACAACTCAGAAGAGCAGTCTTAA